In Anopheles gambiae chromosome 2, idAnoGambNW_F1_1, whole genome shotgun sequence, a single window of DNA contains:
- the LOC1281573 gene encoding apyrase, producing the protein MISLPWLLTVCCALAVVGRCTVLHQSVDSASGVLIAKQPSVSEQLFPLTIIHLNDFHARFEETNTVSTRCKPDEGERCIGGYARVVSRVKSLQREYADRNPIYLNAGDNFQGTLWYSLLRWNVTAHFLNLLPADVMTLGNHEFEHGIGGLVPFLDVIDSPVVVTNIDDREEPTLQGKYTKSVVLERGGRKIGVVGVIHHLTNTMGMTERLRFLGEVEQLRMEIGRLKEEGIQHIVVLSHCGLEIDRIIARELPDVDVVVGGHSHTFLYNGTADGFPDDPEDTYPIVVEHPEGRTTLIVQAASYAKYVGRITLYFDEEGNIREWEGNPEFLDSSVPQDEEVLAQLAPWREQVNVQANRQIGYSAVMLAKPDCARGECNFGNFITDGYIDYFATEGQKAPKPDQWTEVAIAFNTGGGMRTSLFAGNLTFDDLVTAVPFEDTIDSFDLLGRDLLDVLEHSASRYGTSDTMQMSGMKVTYDLRRPAGSRVVSVSLRCRYCSVPHYEPLDPEHVYRVATGAYIRKGGSGYTMIPARATNLLIGPVDIAVLEHYVRKMTPIVSGTEGRITVIAE; encoded by the coding sequence ATGATCTCGTTGCCGTGGTTGTTGACTGTCTGCTGCGCTCTGGCCGTAGTTGGCAGGTGTACAGTGTTGCATCAATCGGTAGATTCTGCTTCCGGTGTGCTTATAGCGAAGCAGCCCTCAGTGAGTGAGCAGCTGTTTCCTCTGACGATCATCCATCTGAACGACTTTCATGCTCGGTTCGAAGAAACGAACACAGTTTCGACGCGCTGCAAACCGGATGAGGGTGAACGATGTATCGGAGGATACGCTCGGGTTGTCTCCCGCGTCAAATCCCTACAGCGCGAGTACGCCGATCGCAATCCGATATACCTGAACGCTGGTGATAATTTCCAAGGCACACTGTGGTACTCGCTGCTGCGCTGGAATGTGACCGCACACTTTCTGAATCTTCTCCCGGCGGACGTGATGACACTCGGGAACCACGAGTTTGAACATGGTATTGGTGGGCTGGTGCCCTTCCTGGACGTGATCGATAGCCCGGTGGTAGTGACTAATATCGACGATCGGGAAGAACCGACTCTACAGGGGAAGTACACGAAAAGCGTAGTGCTGGAGCGTGGTGGGCGTAAAATCGGTGTGGTTGGTGTTATCCATCATCTCACAAACACGATGGGCATGACGGAGCGACTCCGGTTTCTGGGCGAAGTAGAGCAGCTACGGATGGAGATCGGTCGGCTGAAGGAGGAAGGAATTCAACACATTGTGGTGCTTTCACACTGTGGTTTGGAGATCGATCGTATCATTGCTCGTGAACTTCCCGATGTTGATGTGGTCGTCGGAGGACATTCACACACCTTCCTATACAACGGTACTGCCGATGGGTTTCCGGATGACCCAGAAGATACGTACCCGATCGTGGTAGAGCATCCCGAGGGGCGCACGACACTGATTGTGCAGGCGGCGTCGTACGCGAAGTACGTTGGACGCATCACGCTCTACTTCGATGAGGAAGGTAACATCCGTGAATGGGAAGGAAATCCAGAATTCCTGGACAGCTCGGTACCGCAGGATGAAGAAGTTCTCGCACAGCTAGCTCCATGGCGGGAGCAGGTCAACGTGCAGGCCAACCGGCAGATCGGTTATTCGGCGGTAATGCTCGCAAAACCCGACTGCGCTCGGGGAGAGTGTAACTTTGGTAACTTCATTACGGACGGGTACATCGACTACTTCGCAACGGAGGGCCAGAAGGCTCCGAAGCCCGACCAGTGGACGGAGGTGGCGATCGCGTTCAATACCGGTGGTGGCATGCGAACGTCACTGTTTGCTGGGAATCTCACGTTCGATGATCTTGTGACGGCGGTACCGTTTGAGGATACGATCGATAGCTTTGATCTGCTCGGTCGGGATCTGCTCGATGTGCTGGAGCATAGTGCAAGCCGGTACGGCACATCGGACACGATGCAGATGTCTGGCATGAAGGTGACGTACGATTTGCGCCGCCCTGCCGGGAGCCGGGTAGTGTCGGTGAGCTTACGGTGTCGCTACTGTTCGGTGCCTCACTacgaaccactagatccggaGCATGTGTATCGGGTAGCGACCGGTGCGTACATACGGAAGGGTGGCAGCGGGTACACGATGATTCCTGCGAGGGCTACAAATCTGTTGATCGGTCCGGTGGATATTGCCGTGCTGGAGCATTACGTACGAAAGATGACTCCCATCGTAAGCGGAACTGAGGGACGCATTACCGTTATTGCAGAGTGA
- the LOC1281572 gene encoding pickpocket protein 28 isoform X1, giving the protein MAPVFPLHRLPHVAFDKEQRIKAAINRERVSFTENLREYCLNTTIHGLKYIGTVSLTLCERAYFFLTFLVVTACSIYFISNVYIKWQSSPIIIGLNPIATHIRNIPFPAVTICNMNQLRREAAERIEQNTLEQTVLQSICSIDGDFNDTQYEGKWSAVKRMLLSATQPCSALLKACRYAKQPERCSEIFQSIFTDEGLCCTFNTLDTVYMFRNATAPSIFPTEVGSSSGRFRPILWTPENGYAEEPSNASYPRFIAGPGVAMGLAMVLDANASDYFCSSTSSVGFKIIFHSPSETPKITDYAQYIPVGTENRIIITPKINDAADQIRKVAQAQRQCVFASEANLSYYSVYSRNNCELECEAKLILENCGCVLYYLPKLYEDTKICSRANARCYEQIRSSIAFTANTSISCSCLPGCFEISYVPDLTTAELQVGRFGIRETLLDNVKDEVYAKENLALVYIFVKDTYYRSFTKGELVGFTDFLCNFYSSLVSLLALLICFLSLLPLFQANVGGLLGLFLGFSIISLIEVIYFVTLRPYCAKRKQQCINRKEQNVEANHLTAARNELLWFGSKPSTTTAIQFLGRPTYADRYDANDYHLHAGRNAMVKEFAAKLKHLVHSRLQQANGWVRNTFRSRRTQLGFGQERTGTSYPFYD; this is encoded by the exons ATGGCTCCCGTTTTCCCATTGCACCGCCTGCCGCACGTGGCGTTCGATAAGG AGCAACGCATCAAAGCGGCAATCAACAGGGAGCGTGTCTCGTTTACGGAGAATCTTCGCGAGTACTGCCTCAACACCACCATCCACGGGCTGAAGTACATCGGGACGGTATCGCTGACGCTCTGCGAAAG GGCCTACTTTTTCCTGACCTTTCTCGTCGTCACCGCCTGCTCGATCTACTTCATCTCGAATGTGTACATCAAGTGGCAATCGTCGCCGATCATCATCGGCCTCAACCCGATCGCGACCCACATTCGGAACATTCCGTTTCCGGCCGTGACGATCTGTAACATGAACCAGCTGCGGCGCGAGGCCGCCGAGCGCATCGAGCAGAACACGCTCGAGCAGACGGTGCTGCAAAGCATCTGCTCGATCGATGGCGACTTCAACGACACACAGTACGAGGGGAAGTGGTCCGCGGTGAAGCGGATGCTGCTGAGT GCAACGCAACCCTGCTCGGCGCTACTGAAAGCCTGCCGGTACGCGAAGCAGCCGGAACGCTGCTCGGAAATATTCCAGTCCATCTTCACCGACGAGGGCCTCTGCTGCACGTTCAACACGCTCGACACGGTGTACATGTTTCGGAATGCGACCGCACCGAGCATCTTTCCCACTGAGgtgggcagcagcagtggccgGTTCCGCCCGATCCTGTGGACGCCGGAAAACGGGTACGCCGAGGAGCCGTCCAATGCGTCCTATCCGCGCTTCATTGCCGGGCCGGGCGTAGCTATGGGCCTGGCGATGGTGCTGGATGCGAATGCGAGCGATTACTTCTGCTCCTCCACGTCGTCGGTTGGGTTTAAGATCATCTTTCACAGCCCGTCGGAAACGCCCAAGATTACGGACTACGCGCAGTACATCCCGGTCGGTACGGAGAATCGGATCATCATCACGCCGAAGATTAACGACGCAGCCGACCAGATACGGAAGGTGGCCCAGGCGCAGCGGCAGTGCGTGTTTGCGAGCGAAGCCAACCTGTCCTACTACAGCGTGTACTCGCGCAACAACTGCGAGCTGGAGTGCGAGGCGAAGCTGATACTGGAGAACTGTGGCTGCGTGCTGTACTATCTGCCGAAGCTGTACGAGGACACGAAGATCTGCAGCCGGGCGAATGCGCGCTGTTACGAGCAGATCCGCAGCTCGATTGCGTTCACTGCCAACACGAGCATTTCCTGCTCCTGTTTGCCCGGGTGCTTCGAGATTAGCTATGTGCCGGATTTGACCACGGCCGAGCTGCAGGTTGGTCGATTCGGCATACGCGAGACGCTGCTGGACAACGTGAAGGACGAGGTGTATGCAAA GGAGAACTTGGCGCTGGTCTACATCTTTGTGAAGGATACGTACTATCGCAGCTTTACCAAGGGCGAGCTGGTGGGCTTTACCGACTTTCTATGTAACTTCTATTCCTCGCTGGTATCACTTTTAGCGCTTTTAATCTGTTTTCTCTCACTCTTACCGCTCTTTCAAGCGAACGTTGGTGGCTTACTCGGCCTCTTCTTGGGCTTTTCCATCATCTCACTCATCGAGGTAATCTACTTCGTCACACTGCGCCCATACTGTGCAAAGCGAAAGCAGCAATGCATCAATCGAAAGGAGCAAAACGTGGAAGCGAACCATTTGACCGCTGCTCGAAACGAACTACTTTGG TTTGGCTCCAAACCATCCACCACAACAGCGATACAGTTTCTTGGCCGCCCAACGTACGCCGATCGCTATGATGCAAACGACTATCACCTACATGCCGGACGCAATGCAATGGTAAAAGAATTTGCCGCTAAGCTTAAGCATCTTGTACATTCTCGACTGCAACAGGCAAACGGTTGGGTGCGGAACACGTTCCGTTCGCGACGGACTCAGCTCGGCTTCGGCCAGGAGCGCACTGGAACGTCCTATCCTTTCTACGACTGA
- the LOC3290489 gene encoding apyrase codes for MWTVPALLRFGICLTVTAVCGVCCAAASEQGVLISKTWRAEKSDDPLYPLTIIHLNDFHARFEETNTVSTRCKPDEGERCIGGYARVVSRVKSLQQEYADRNPIYLNAGDSFQGTIWYTLLRWNVTAYFLNLLPADAMTLGNHEFDHGVEGLVPFLGAIDSPMLVANIDDREEPTLQGKYQRSVVLERGGRKIGIIGVIHHATDTLSMTDRVRFLDEVQCINQEATALKQLGVDIIVVLSHCGFTIDQQIARECPDVDVVVGGHSHTLLHTGTVADWPDVPAGSYPFVVEQAAGRRVLIVQAGSFTKYLGHLVVYFDERGEAVRWEGNTEYLDESFPKDEQIERELVPWRTQVDALAVRPVGVSRVFLSKPACRTGECNFGSFVADAFVDYYVGRGEAEHEWTYAAIGITNDGGLRTSLAPGTLTYEDLVTAIPYENTVDTFELRGQYLLDALEYSASRYDTADVLQFAGLRVVFNLTRPALQRVQRVDVRCRVCRIPRYEPLDVNATYRIAIAAWIGSGGNGYTMFGQHRTNVRVGPLDIDVFERYVAKMSPIMQGTDGRMVFVR; via the coding sequence ATGTGGACCGTCCCAGCTCTGTTACGCTTTGGGATCTGTTTGACAGTTACGGccgtgtgtggtgtgtgttgtgcggcCGCCTCCGAGCAAGGTGTTCTGATTAGCAAAACGTGGAGGGCGGAGAAAAGTGACGATCCGCTCTACCCACTGACCATCATCCATCTGAACGACTTTCATGCCCGGTTCGAGGAGACGAACACAGTTTCGACGCGCTGCAAACCGGACGAGGGTGAACGATGTATCGGAGGATACGCTCGGGTTGTCTCCCGTGTCAAATCGCTGCAGCAGGAGTACGCCGATCGGAACCCAATCTACCTGAACGCGGGCGATAGCTTCCAGGGCACGATCTGGTACACGCTGCTGCGGTGGAATGTGACTGCCTACTTTCTGAACCTGCTGCCCGCCGACGCAATGACACTCGGCAACCACGAGTTCGATCACGGTGTGGAGGGACTGGTACCGTTTCTGGGAGCTATCGACAGCCccatgctggttgccaacatCGACGATCGTGAGGAGCCGACGCTACAGGGGAAGTACCAGCGAAGTGTCGTGCTGGAGCGTGGTGGTCGCAAGATCGGAATCATTGGTGTGATACACCACGCGACCGATACGCTCAGCATGACGGACCGGGTCCGCTTCCTGGATGAGGTGCAGTGCATCAATCAGGAGGCGACGGCCCTGAAGCAGCTCGGCGTGGACATTATCGTAGTGCTGTCGCACTGTGGCTTTACCATCGATCAGCAGATTGCGCGGGAGTGCCCGGATGTGGACGTCGTTGTCGGAGGTCATTCGCACACCCTGCTGCACACGGGCACTGTGGCCGATTGGCCGGACGTACCGGCGGGCAGCTATCCGTTCGTGGTGGAGCAAGCTGCCGGCCGCCGGGTGTTGATCGTACAGGCCGGCTCGTTCACCAAGTACCTGGGCCATCTGGTGGTGTACTTTGACGAGCGTGGCGAAGCGGTCCGCTGGGAAGGTAACACCGAGTATCTGGACGAATCATTCCCCAAGGATGAACAGATCGAGCGAGAGCTGGTGCCGTGGCGCACTCAGGTCGATGCGCTCGCCGTACGCCCGGTAGGAGTGTCCAGGGTGTTCCTGTCCAAGCCGGCCTGCCGGACGGGGGAGTGTAACTTCGGCAGCTTCGTTGCGGACGCGTTCGTCGACTACTACGTCGGCCGGGGAGAGGCCGAGCACGAGTGGACGTACGCGGCTATCGGCATCACCAACGACGGTGGCCTCCGGACCTCGCTCGCACCCGGAACACTGACGTACGAGGATCTGGTGACGGCCATCCCGTACGAAAACACGGTCGATACGTTCGAGCTGCGCGGCCAGTATCTGCTCGACGCGCTCGAGTACAGTGCCAGCCGGTACGATACGGCCGACGTGCTGCAGTTCGCGGGGCTGCGTGTCGTCTTCAACCTGACGCGCCCTGCCCTGCAGCGCGTCCAGCGTGTGGATGTGCGGTGCCGGGTGTGCCGGATTCCGCGCTACGAGCCGCTGGACGTGAACGCTACCTATCGGATTGCGATTGCGGCGTGGATTGGCAGCGGTGGCAACGGGTACACTATGTTCGGCCAGCATCGCACCAACGTGCGCGTTGGCCCACTGGACATTGACGTGTTCGAGCGGTACGTGGCCAAGATGTCGCCCATTATGCAGGGAACGGATGGGCGAATGGTTTTTGTCCGGTGA
- the LOC1281572 gene encoding pickpocket protein 28 isoform X2: MAPVFPLHRLPHVAFDKEQRIKAAINRERVSFTENLREYCLNTTIHGLKYIGTVSLTLCERAYFFLTFLVVTACSIYFISNVYIKWQSSPIIIGLNPIATHIRNIPFPAVTICNMNQLRREAAERIEQNTLEQTVLQSICSIDGDFNDTQYEGKWSAVKRMLLSATQPCSALLKACRYAKQPERCSEIFQSIFTDEGLCCTFNTLDTVYMFRNATAPSIFPTEVGSSSGRFRPILWTPENGYAEEPSNASYPRFIAGPGVAMGLAMVLDANASDYFCSSTSSVGFKIIFHSPSETPKITDYAQYIPVGTENRIIITPKINDAADQIRKVAQAQRQCVFASEANLSYYSVYSRNNCELECEAKLILENCGCVLYYLPKLYEDTKICSRANARCYEQIRSSIAFTANTSISCSCLPGCFEISYVPDLTTAELQVGRFGIRETLLDNVKDEVYAKENLALVYIFVKDTYYRSFTKGELVGFTDFLSNVGGLLGLFLGFSIISLIEVIYFVTLRPYCAKRKQQCINRKEQNVEANHLTAARNELLWFGSKPSTTTAIQFLGRPTYADRYDANDYHLHAGRNAMVKEFAAKLKHLVHSRLQQANGWVRNTFRSRRTQLGFGQERTGTSYPFYD; the protein is encoded by the exons ATGGCTCCCGTTTTCCCATTGCACCGCCTGCCGCACGTGGCGTTCGATAAGG AGCAACGCATCAAAGCGGCAATCAACAGGGAGCGTGTCTCGTTTACGGAGAATCTTCGCGAGTACTGCCTCAACACCACCATCCACGGGCTGAAGTACATCGGGACGGTATCGCTGACGCTCTGCGAAAG GGCCTACTTTTTCCTGACCTTTCTCGTCGTCACCGCCTGCTCGATCTACTTCATCTCGAATGTGTACATCAAGTGGCAATCGTCGCCGATCATCATCGGCCTCAACCCGATCGCGACCCACATTCGGAACATTCCGTTTCCGGCCGTGACGATCTGTAACATGAACCAGCTGCGGCGCGAGGCCGCCGAGCGCATCGAGCAGAACACGCTCGAGCAGACGGTGCTGCAAAGCATCTGCTCGATCGATGGCGACTTCAACGACACACAGTACGAGGGGAAGTGGTCCGCGGTGAAGCGGATGCTGCTGAGT GCAACGCAACCCTGCTCGGCGCTACTGAAAGCCTGCCGGTACGCGAAGCAGCCGGAACGCTGCTCGGAAATATTCCAGTCCATCTTCACCGACGAGGGCCTCTGCTGCACGTTCAACACGCTCGACACGGTGTACATGTTTCGGAATGCGACCGCACCGAGCATCTTTCCCACTGAGgtgggcagcagcagtggccgGTTCCGCCCGATCCTGTGGACGCCGGAAAACGGGTACGCCGAGGAGCCGTCCAATGCGTCCTATCCGCGCTTCATTGCCGGGCCGGGCGTAGCTATGGGCCTGGCGATGGTGCTGGATGCGAATGCGAGCGATTACTTCTGCTCCTCCACGTCGTCGGTTGGGTTTAAGATCATCTTTCACAGCCCGTCGGAAACGCCCAAGATTACGGACTACGCGCAGTACATCCCGGTCGGTACGGAGAATCGGATCATCATCACGCCGAAGATTAACGACGCAGCCGACCAGATACGGAAGGTGGCCCAGGCGCAGCGGCAGTGCGTGTTTGCGAGCGAAGCCAACCTGTCCTACTACAGCGTGTACTCGCGCAACAACTGCGAGCTGGAGTGCGAGGCGAAGCTGATACTGGAGAACTGTGGCTGCGTGCTGTACTATCTGCCGAAGCTGTACGAGGACACGAAGATCTGCAGCCGGGCGAATGCGCGCTGTTACGAGCAGATCCGCAGCTCGATTGCGTTCACTGCCAACACGAGCATTTCCTGCTCCTGTTTGCCCGGGTGCTTCGAGATTAGCTATGTGCCGGATTTGACCACGGCCGAGCTGCAGGTTGGTCGATTCGGCATACGCGAGACGCTGCTGGACAACGTGAAGGACGAGGTGTATGCAAA GGAGAACTTGGCGCTGGTCTACATCTTTGTGAAGGATACGTACTATCGCAGCTTTACCAAGGGCGAGCTGGTGGGCTTTACCGACTTTCTAT CGAACGTTGGTGGCTTACTCGGCCTCTTCTTGGGCTTTTCCATCATCTCACTCATCGAGGTAATCTACTTCGTCACACTGCGCCCATACTGTGCAAAGCGAAAGCAGCAATGCATCAATCGAAAGGAGCAAAACGTGGAAGCGAACCATTTGACCGCTGCTCGAAACGAACTACTTTGG TTTGGCTCCAAACCATCCACCACAACAGCGATACAGTTTCTTGGCCGCCCAACGTACGCCGATCGCTATGATGCAAACGACTATCACCTACATGCCGGACGCAATGCAATGGTAAAAGAATTTGCCGCTAAGCTTAAGCATCTTGTACATTCTCGACTGCAACAGGCAAACGGTTGGGTGCGGAACACGTTCCGTTCGCGACGGACTCAGCTCGGCTTCGGCCAGGAGCGCACTGGAACGTCCTATCCTTTCTACGACTGA
- the LOC1281571 gene encoding mitochondrial fission process protein 1 has product MSITEKDLYRDTPVRYLGYANEIGEAFRPVIKKIFVHASYAVAISYVLADTADKSKKQYDKPEILGGGFRGAAVASGDTLLWQMFASVIIPGFTINRICWLSKAALKANKVKGPVGKWGPTLLGLLAIPFIIHPIDSAVDYAMDNTYRKYVK; this is encoded by the exons ATGTCAATTACCGAGAAGGATCTGTACCGGGACACTCCGGTGCGTTATCTAG GATACGCGAACGAGATTGGAGAAGCCTTCCGACCGGTCATCAAGAAGATCTTTGTGCATGCGAGCTACGCGGTGGCGATCAGCTACGTGCTAGCGGATACGGCCGACAAGTCCAAGAAGCAGTACGAT AAACCGGAAATACTGGGTGGAGGATTCCGTGGAGCGGCCGTTGCATCCGGCGACACGCTGTTGTGGCAAATGTTTGCCTCCGTCATCATACCCGGATTTACCATCAATCG GATCTGCTGGCTGTCGAAAGCGGCCTTGAAAGCGAACAAGGTCAAGGGACCGGTCGGCAAGTGGGGACCGACGCTGCTCGGGCTGCTGGCCATTCCGTTCATCATCCATCCGATCGATAGTGCGGTTGATTATGCGATGGATAACACCTACCGAAAGTATGTTAAATAA